The stretch of DNA ATGCTACACTATCTGATCTTTCCTGAGAAGGAACTGGATTAAGAATTGGTTCCGACTTTTGCCGGTTGTTAAGAGCTGAAGAGCTGTCTACGGTTTTCAGGGATCCTGCTTTCCTTGTTTCCAGAAGTGTGTGTCTCATTCTGCTTTAACAATTATTCAGCATGGGGGCAACTATTTTATTTTCTTCATCCGCTTGGACCTATAAAAAAGAAGCAAAGTCAACAAACGATGCGTATAGATTTTTAGTGATTCTGGGCTCAAGTGCCTGGTATTGCCGGCATTCTCAGTTATCGAAGTAGATTACTACTCCGCCATGAGTGACAAAGGTAGCTAGCTACCATCTTAATATATTTGAATTGGGCTGTTTTTAAAATCATATTTCGCATGCTCACTTGTCAGGCTATTTTTAAAATCAAATTTTTGAAATTATGGTTCCACTTCCGTGTGTGGCATTGAAGAAACATGTATGGAGACATAAGGCAAGAGACAAGGCAGCAAGTGAggcctggccttttgcttgtgtTCTAATCCTTCATCTTACTTTCTTTGATGGCATTGTTTAACCATTTCTTAATCCTCCATTATTGGGATGCCTAACCTTTTACGGAATCGCAGGTAATCCTGGATTTGCGATCTTGCTGGGGGTTAGTAGTTGGTAGCGACACCTGCCATGCGTCGTTGATGGGTGAGCCGTGAGCGTACTAGGGGGGGTACGTACGGATACCCATCTCTTTTGCTCATCATACCGAGTGCTGGTATTGGATCGGAACATTAGGTGATGCGTGAATGCATGATCCACTCTCTCATGAGGGAGTCCTCCCGCGCTTTTGCCGCCATCACTGATCCGCCGTCCTGTCGTTGCCTGTCGCTCTAGCTAGCTGCTTTTGTTAGTTTATTACCGACTGAATGGAACTTTCTATGCTTTGCTGAACAGAAGAACGGAGTTGATGATTCAGCTGCATGCCTTCCAGAAACTGAGATTTGAGCTTACGTTCAGGGACGTTCAGAAGATGGCAGCCAAGGCTGGTGCTTGGCTTGGTTTCCTTTGTTTTCCTCTCCTCTGAAGCCAGTCGTCACACGATGCATGGGATGCAGAAGCATCTGAGATTATACCAGTTGACCTTGGGCCATTCTCTGAACCCAAATACTGTATTTCTTTTCCGGCGACGGCGCAGTGGTCATGTGAGCCGGGCCGCGGAGAGGCGGACAAGGCCGCCGGTACGAGGCGGAGACAGCACACGGCATTCCCTTCCTtgggtttggtttggtttggcaCCCTAACCTTCCTTACCTGCTGGTGGAAGCATGCGTTTTGTGCTGCTGCCCATGCGGCTCCTGGCCTGGACGACCCCGACTCCTTCCGCAACTGCTCGTGACTGCAGCCTGATGGCGACACCAGCCTCACCGTGTCCACCACGCCCAGCACGGCCTCTGCTAGCCTTAAAGCGGAAGCATCCTCCTCGCCCCCCGCTCCGGCAGTTACCAGTCGgctctctgctctgccgcccgcctccctcgccgccgggtCGCCCCCACCAGCTGAGCTCATTCATAACCCCCTCCCCCAGTCCCCACCCCTCCCACGCCAGCCTCACGCAttgcacgccgcgccgcgcagcAGCCAGCAGATCGGGAGGGCTCTCCAATGGTGAGCGCGTCCAGCCTGCTCCTCCCCTCCTCCGTGCGGGACCTCGCCTCCTGCGTCTCCGACGGCGCCGTCCGCGTCGCCTGCACCACCCCGGCCTCCACGCTCGTCACAGCCTCCGCCGCGGCTTCCTCCTCGCCGTCCACCCACTCCGTCGCCGTCTCCTACCACGCCACCCCGCTctccccgtccgcgccgccgctcctcctccgcctcaccTGGTCCCACTCCCCCGTCGGGCCCCCGACCCTCTCCTTCGCCGGCCCCACCGCCTCCTGCCCGgccgtcctcctccgccgccgcaaaGGCACCCGCTCCCTGCCCTCCTATGACCAGCACCACCCTCCGCTCGCGCTCTTCtgggacctcgccgccgcaaaGTATGGCGCTTCGTCCCCCGAGCCGCTCTCCGGGTTCTACTTCGTCGCCGTCGCCAACGCCGAGGTcgtcctcgccgtcggcgaccTGGCGGCCGAGTTCGTGAAGACCAAGTTTGAGGGCCAGATCCCCAAGGCGCGCTTCCTCCCCGTGTCGCGCGCGGACCGCGTCGTGGCGGCGCCCAACGCGATGCACACCGCGCGGGTCCGCTTCGCGGAGGGCGCGCCGGAGCACGAGGTCAGCGTCGGCTGCGCCACCACCTCCGGGGGCGGCGAGGAGCTCTGGGTCAGCGTCGACGGGAAGCGCGCCGTGCACGCGCGCCGCCTGCGCTGGAACTTCCGGGGCAACCAGACGGTCTTCGTCGACGGCGCGCCCGTCGACGTCCTCTGGGACCTGCACGGCTGGTGGTTCCGGGACCCGCCCGGGTGCGCCGTCGTGATGCTGCGCGCGAGGAGCGCGCTCGAGAGCAGGCTCTGGCtcgaggaggaggccgccgcgCCGGGCTTCGCGCTCGTCGTGCAGGCGTTGAAGGCCCCGCATTGATGCTCACTGCTGCTTCAATTCAGCTCTCCAAGAGGTCAATGCCGATGCTCACTGCTTTGCTTCCCATGGTTGGTTGCTGCTTGTCCATAGACTTGGAAATTTAGTGGAATTTATAGCAAATCCAACCAAACCAAGATGAGTTTAGGCTTATAGATTCTAGTGTGCCAAATGAATGAGTTCGGGAATGCAGTATacagagaggagaggagaggagagattGCTGTGTGTgggatcatcttcttcattccCTTGCTTTTCCTCTTTTCCAGTTAATTTTAGCTGTGTGCTCGTACAGTTAACAAAGGATTATACAACAACATATTAGAGTGTGTTTGATTCTGCATCTCTGCTGACTGGGCGCAAATGTCAGGTGGTGTACAAAAGCTTGCAAATTTCTGCTTCTCACACTCTTTGCATCAATGTTTACTTCAGCCCTCCACTGTTCTGATGCAATGCAGAAATAACGGTGATACAGATGAAATGATTCTGGCACAATTTCATGGTAGTACTACACAGCAGCACTGTCTGCCTATACTATGCCCTGCATGGATATCTTCATAGATTCCTGCACATTGCCATCAAATGTATCACACCATCGTTCTTTATGACACACTTGTGCTTCAAATAAGTTCTCAAAGTACTGATTCCTGCTATACGCCACATGTTTACAGATATTTGCAGATTATCGTATAATTGCATCTGTCTTTCTCTCTGCATATGCCGATCATTGCTGCTCTTTGGTCCTCCTTGTAATTTCAACAGCTATATAGTGATGCCCATGTCCCTTAGGTAATTTATCGCCACGCATGACTGTCTCTGTTTACAAAGTCTGACGGGGGGTGTAAATGTAATGATGCACTTGGTGTTGCGTGTTGGTCCCAAGCTGTGCCGGCATACGACACAAGTGAAGGAGTACGGGTTAGTGCTTCTCCTCCCCAGTTTCTACTCCCGTGAGAGCTTCACTTGACAGCTGCTTCTCACGAGAGAAGAGAATAGATTCTGCTGCGTTCCTTGGTTTTGTTGTTCTCTCTGGAGTCTATCTGATACTCCACGCCAAATTGGCAATAGGATGGATAGCGGCCGAAAGAGACTGATGACGGTGTCACCCATCATGTGAGCATCTTCATATCTGCTACTCTATTTGCCGAGCAACCATGTTGCCACACTAGGACAAAATTCTCTCTTCTTTGTTTGTGTCTTGTTCTCCTTTTCATTTCCCTTGTTTTTGTTTCCTAGTACACCTTCCATGTACCACAGTCTGCaactctgtgtgtgtgtgtgtgtgtgtgtgtgtacatGTGATTCCTTACCAGTTGCTTACCAAGAAACCAGTAAAGGAAAAGGCTGAGGCTCGGTTCTCGGCAAGGCACGTCACAGCGACCATGGAATCTAGCCAACTTCATCGTGATTTTGCGAGCTGTGCCTTGTAGACTATCTTGCTGAACCGAGCTGTATGGATTCTGTTTTCATCTTCGGGGCACTCTCCAAATTTGTTCGTTTTGAAGTTTTTTTGGTAGATTTGTTTCTGCTTTGAGGGTAGCGTTGCTATGAGTAACAAGCTCCCTCTTCTGAAGGCACTGAGGACACTTGCTGGCAGAATCGAACCAATTAACCTTATTGCCGCCACTGAGCAACAAGGGATCACCCTCCAATCTTTTGTTTTGGTGTTTTTCTTTCGCTTTTCTTGATAAGCAATTTTGGATGCTCGCTGATGTACAATCCAAGACTTGCCTTAACCTGTTAGCTATACAAGACAGTGCAAATGCTCTCAAAAGTGCTCACAGTGGTATTTCAGGCATAGCTGCAAAAACAAAGAgatatataaaaaataaaaatctaAATTCCATCTTCTCAACATATAACAATAATGTTTCTTTCAGTTTTTTTTTGCGGGTAGTTCCATCTCAATTAATCTATACATCTAATGCATATTGGAGGAACTGATTAATACCAGCTAGCCACAAACATTGAAAAAGACATCTGCTAGACTGCTGCAACTCCATCGTTTTCCCACCAAAAGCTGTGAGTGAGGCTTCGTTTGAGAGGGAACTGAAAGAAACTCTATCTCAAAAGTAGCAGCAGGTACGCATATCTACGAAGGAACTTACCAAAATACGGAAGAGATACTAGCTTACTTCCTATCCGCCTGGGTAAAAATTCAATTCTAGTTAACTAGTGCATACTTTTGCCCTCCTCCCTATATGGCTCGCACGTCAgtcgccggagccggagccgcaGCCTCGTAGCCACCATCCGCGAGGCGATCTCCGTCACCACACAGTGGGCTTGAGTTGCTGATTAGGTGCGTGCATCGACGCATCGTTGTTATCTTTTACAATCTTGGGTTCCCGTGAATCGTGAAGAACCATACTGATGCCGATCTCACCTCTGTCTTCGATCTGAACCAAATGGCTCAGGGGCGGATCTAAGCGGGTGCTAGGGGGGCTCCCCCCTACCTCCCCAAGATCAATGGGAGAGTTGAAGAGCTATCAAATCATGGCCCATGATATGTACTAGTATATAGTAGTTGCAAATGTTGTATGCCCTCTCATTATGTAATTAGGAAGATCAGGATTATTATCAACTCACAAAAAGAAAGAAATTATGATGCGAAAGTACACATCACAATGCCCAGCCCATCATGGCCCAAAAGGAAGCTCTTGGTGATAGTGGCAGGAGGACCCCATTTCTTGCCATCATAGTTCCATAGAGAAACGATAATTAACAAATTTCCCAAAACgaagaaggaaggaagaaagggcaaTGGAGTTTTAGATGCCTTCACGAGAAGAAAGGACTGACATGACAAAATCCCCTTTTGGTCCCTTCTAATTGAAATCTCAATGGTTTGTAAACTACTACTATGTGAGGAATGGATCTGCAGTTGTTTTGTTTTATGTCTACCAAGGTGTATTATGTAGTTCCATCATTCCCCAAAATGAATAAGAAAAAAAACGAGACCCAACCTAGGAGAAACTAGGTGGTCTTGGCCCTCTATTACTTAAAACCTCAAAGGTTTGTAAACTATATGAGAAATTGATCTGCAGCTGTTTCGT from Panicum hallii strain FIL2 chromosome 3, PHallii_v3.1, whole genome shotgun sequence encodes:
- the LOC112887090 gene encoding uncharacterized protein LOC112887090, with product MVSASSLLLPSSVRDLASCVSDGAVRVACTTPASTLVTASAAASSSPSTHSVAVSYHATPLSPSAPPLLLRLTWSHSPVGPPTLSFAGPTASCPAVLLRRRKGTRSLPSYDQHHPPLALFWDLAAAKYGASSPEPLSGFYFVAVANAEVVLAVGDLAAEFVKTKFEGQIPKARFLPVSRADRVVAAPNAMHTARVRFAEGAPEHEVSVGCATTSGGGEELWVSVDGKRAVHARRLRWNFRGNQTVFVDGAPVDVLWDLHGWWFRDPPGCAVVMLRARSALESRLWLEEEAAAPGFALVVQALKAPH